A section of the Akkermansia muciniphila genome encodes:
- a CDS encoding BatA domain-containing protein — protein sequence MIPHFTNTAALWALLAIPLIIAVHFLQHRTKVQPTATLFLLEALAPEAHEGNIWDRLRTSRAFWMQILAALLLTWVLAAPAWPGKDARQTVVFILDDSADMAPFREEAVRAVSGDMDVIRQSGIPANWVLLGSRPSSRPLYRGTDSRQALHALDLWQPREGTHDLSPALRTATAIAGPTGITRLVTSTGRRVPPGQSARGVGRPLDNAGFAGITPVEDSGPARWRIAVKNNSSAPLQSAVIIHTEDGRPPAKRPLHLNPGAVTEFEYSLPPECGKAVLRLPPDAFPADDALLLVRTVPKPVTVGMDVPEKAGETFHNIMDGLPGFTPAPAGSAPSLRLLTEKTEDAGKTGSPSIMLAAGGKPSSGPVTAEQHPLTDGLNWSGLLVPSIGAMSPGEKASVLLWQGEEPLAWVEGKRLFLNWPWEKSNADRVPAPLLMIRRFMQSVQEQLPGTRYGNLPGGTLLSVPAGGKLIQTTPGGERRESVFSGRLPEEAGYVEILSPGTEKTPLFQGSVWFSDARMGDFSHCSTFDTGLPRPHEETLRHMKHDPLAPLWLALAVLALVISWLPSIPDKFPRP from the coding sequence ATGATTCCCCATTTTACCAATACGGCTGCGTTATGGGCGCTTCTGGCCATCCCCCTCATCATTGCCGTCCACTTCCTCCAGCACCGGACAAAGGTGCAACCCACGGCCACGCTCTTCCTGCTGGAAGCGCTGGCTCCGGAAGCCCATGAAGGAAACATCTGGGACAGGCTGCGCACTTCCCGCGCCTTCTGGATGCAAATCCTGGCCGCCCTTCTGCTCACCTGGGTTCTGGCGGCGCCCGCCTGGCCCGGCAAAGACGCCCGCCAGACCGTTGTCTTCATCCTGGACGATTCCGCGGACATGGCCCCTTTCCGTGAAGAAGCCGTGCGCGCCGTTTCCGGGGACATGGACGTCATCCGCCAGTCCGGAATCCCGGCTAACTGGGTCCTCCTGGGCAGCCGCCCTTCCAGCCGCCCGCTCTACCGCGGGACGGACTCCCGCCAGGCCCTGCACGCCCTGGACCTCTGGCAGCCGCGCGAAGGAACGCATGACCTGTCCCCGGCCCTGCGCACCGCCACGGCCATTGCCGGGCCCACGGGCATCACACGGCTGGTCACCTCCACCGGCCGCCGGGTTCCCCCCGGCCAATCCGCACGGGGCGTGGGCAGGCCGCTGGACAATGCGGGATTTGCGGGAATCACCCCGGTGGAGGACTCCGGCCCCGCCCGCTGGAGGATTGCCGTTAAAAACAACAGCTCAGCACCTCTTCAGAGTGCGGTTATCATCCACACGGAAGACGGGCGGCCGCCTGCCAAACGCCCCCTGCATCTGAACCCCGGGGCCGTCACGGAATTTGAATACAGCCTCCCCCCGGAATGCGGAAAAGCCGTGCTCCGGCTTCCGCCGGACGCCTTCCCGGCGGATGATGCGCTCCTGCTGGTCCGCACCGTCCCCAAACCCGTCACCGTCGGCATGGACGTGCCGGAAAAAGCCGGAGAAACGTTCCACAACATCATGGACGGCCTTCCGGGTTTCACTCCGGCCCCGGCAGGCTCCGCGCCTTCCCTCCGCTTGCTGACGGAAAAAACGGAGGATGCCGGGAAGACCGGCAGCCCGTCCATCATGCTGGCAGCCGGCGGCAAACCCTCATCCGGCCCCGTCACGGCGGAACAGCACCCGCTGACTGACGGTCTGAACTGGAGCGGCCTGCTCGTCCCCTCCATCGGCGCCATGAGCCCGGGAGAAAAAGCCTCCGTCCTGCTCTGGCAGGGGGAGGAGCCTCTTGCCTGGGTGGAAGGGAAGCGCCTTTTCCTCAACTGGCCTTGGGAAAAATCCAATGCGGACCGCGTCCCGGCCCCTCTGCTCATGATCCGCAGATTCATGCAGTCCGTGCAGGAGCAACTGCCCGGCACGCGTTACGGCAACCTTCCCGGAGGCACCCTTTTATCCGTGCCCGCGGGCGGAAAACTTATTCAGACGACGCCCGGAGGGGAACGCCGTGAATCCGTTTTCTCCGGCAGGCTTCCGGAAGAGGCCGGATATGTGGAAATCCTTTCCCCCGGCACGGAAAAAACGCCCCTGTTCCAGGGCTCCGTCTGGTTTTCCGATGCCCGGATGGGGGATTTTTCCCACTGCTCCACGTTTGACACAGGCCTTCCCCGGCCCCATGAGGAAACGCTCCGGCACATGAAACATGACCCGCTCGCCCCGCTTTGGCTGGCGCTGGCCGTCCTGGCCCTGGTCATTTCCTGGCTCCCTTCCATCCCTGACAAATTCCCGCGCCCATGA
- a CDS encoding DUF58 domain-containing protein: protein MPLSPPPRQGIQPDAEQAARRFRLPFSSRAWSGAQGNWTGTGAGSSIDFQGNRSYQWGDDPRDIHWAAYARTGQLTMKVFQAELSPRVDVAVDVSESMFFHEARAARTQGLLQFCLLSATATGAQVRLHAVKGRRTVPLENADILSGQWLARLQDLPPDESMPSVSVWRANGMKILISDLLYPGEPDTLLGAMTSRKGLSVILAPTLPEEAGLPAAGNVKLKNCESGLLRRQLITPSLSRRYARAYAAHFELWASACLRHQAVFARVPCTGALTESLAGEAFRQGAVELS, encoded by the coding sequence ATGCCCCTTTCCCCGCCACCCCGCCAGGGAATCCAGCCGGACGCCGAGCAGGCGGCGCGGCGCTTCCGCCTGCCTTTTTCCAGCCGCGCCTGGAGCGGCGCGCAGGGCAACTGGACGGGAACGGGGGCCGGCAGTTCCATTGACTTCCAGGGAAACCGCTCCTACCAGTGGGGGGACGACCCGCGGGACATCCACTGGGCCGCGTATGCCAGAACCGGGCAGCTCACCATGAAAGTCTTCCAGGCGGAGCTGTCCCCGCGGGTGGACGTGGCAGTAGATGTTTCCGAATCCATGTTCTTTCATGAAGCCCGCGCGGCACGCACGCAGGGCCTGCTTCAATTCTGCCTGCTCTCCGCCACCGCAACGGGAGCCCAGGTGCGGCTCCACGCGGTGAAAGGGCGCCGTACCGTCCCTCTGGAAAATGCGGACATCCTCTCCGGCCAATGGCTCGCCCGGCTTCAGGACCTTCCCCCGGATGAATCCATGCCCTCCGTTTCCGTCTGGCGCGCTAACGGAATGAAAATCCTCATTTCAGACCTGCTCTACCCCGGAGAACCGGACACCCTGCTGGGCGCCATGACCTCCCGGAAAGGCCTGTCCGTCATCCTGGCCCCCACGCTGCCGGAAGAAGCGGGACTCCCCGCCGCCGGGAACGTAAAACTTAAAAACTGTGAATCCGGCCTCCTGCGCCGCCAGCTCATCACCCCCTCCCTGTCCCGGAGGTATGCCCGCGCCTACGCCGCCCACTTTGAGCTGTGGGCCTCCGCCTGCCTACGCCACCAGGCCGTCTTTGCCCGCGTTCCCTGCACGGGCGCCCTGACGGAGTCCCTGGCCGGGGAAGCATTCCGGCAGGGAGCCGTGGAACTCTCCTGA
- a CDS encoding ABC transporter ATP-binding protein, translating to MSTPPLLEVSGLSKSFGTLKAVNNATFRIRQGQVVGLIGANGAGKTTVMRMLATLDMPDSGHIRINGTDVVDHPELVRPLIGWMPDYFHPYKNTSVREYLDFFARAYGITRERLLDTVDEVIDFTELGGLQDQMINKLSKGQTQRLCLARTLISDAQFLILDEPAAGLDPKARIEFKNLVHLLKARGKTLLISSHILSELGEMCDSLIFMDAGSIVHDGDMEDLLHRQTESGYAFEIRTAGDTTALLEEWLALHQGWDVRSVQKQGVVATFASCEPDAVAAELRQLCRDLPVIDFHRSERRLEEAFVDILIHRDQEPATAVSPETPSTTTAL from the coding sequence ATGAGCACGCCACCTCTGCTGGAAGTTTCCGGCCTGTCCAAATCGTTCGGGACGCTGAAAGCCGTCAACAATGCCACCTTCCGCATCCGCCAGGGCCAGGTCGTCGGCCTGATCGGCGCCAACGGAGCCGGGAAAACCACCGTCATGCGCATGCTGGCCACGCTGGACATGCCTGACTCCGGCCATATCCGGATCAACGGAACCGACGTTGTGGATCATCCCGAACTGGTGCGCCCCCTGATCGGGTGGATGCCGGATTACTTCCACCCCTATAAAAACACCAGCGTCCGGGAATACCTGGACTTCTTCGCCAGGGCCTACGGCATCACCAGGGAACGGCTGCTGGACACCGTGGATGAAGTGATTGACTTCACGGAGCTGGGCGGACTTCAGGACCAGATGATCAACAAGCTCTCCAAGGGGCAGACGCAGCGGCTCTGCCTGGCGCGCACCCTGATCAGCGACGCGCAATTCCTCATTCTGGATGAACCGGCGGCGGGGCTGGACCCCAAGGCCCGCATTGAATTCAAAAACCTGGTCCATCTTCTCAAGGCCCGCGGGAAAACGCTGCTCATCAGTTCCCACATCCTCTCGGAACTGGGGGAAATGTGCGATTCCCTCATCTTCATGGACGCGGGGTCCATCGTCCATGACGGGGATATGGAAGACCTGCTGCACCGCCAGACGGAATCCGGTTATGCCTTTGAAATCCGCACCGCCGGAGACACCACCGCCCTGCTGGAGGAGTGGCTGGCCCTGCACCAGGGCTGGGACGTGCGTTCCGTGCAGAAACAGGGGGTGGTGGCCACTTTTGCCTCCTGTGAGCCGGACGCCGTGGCCGCGGAACTCCGCCAGCTCTGCCGCGACCTCCCCGTGATTGACTTCCACCGCAGTGAACGCCGCCTGGAAGAAGCCTTTGTGGACATCCTCATCCACCGCGACCAGGAACCGGCTACCGCCGTTTCCCCGGAAACTCCCTCCACTACTACCGCCTTATGA
- a CDS encoding AAA family ATPase has product MNTLPSLTQEELGHAVQKLDDLAAAMNQVLFGKEELIELVLTGVLARGHILLEGLPGLGKTELVKGLSRALDLTARRVQFTPDLLPGDITGTPVLQEMNGTKTFVFQEGPVFANIMLADEINRASPKTQSALLEAMQERRVTVMGETHSLPQPFFVLATQNPIELEGTFPLPEAQLDRFLFKINVSRTPADVLARIVLNREMGVEPEIAPVLDAQELQDLMQMARNIAIPEVVADYIGRLVNATHPGESEASGGVKYGASPRAALGLAAAAKARALRHGRAFCSFEDVQAVLHPVLGHRILLNHMARLDGMTPATVIDRLMKEIPAQNKPLPDSLAAAKIH; this is encoded by the coding sequence ATGAATACCCTCCCCTCTCTTACCCAGGAAGAACTCGGCCACGCCGTACAGAAGCTTGACGACCTGGCCGCCGCCATGAACCAGGTGCTGTTCGGCAAGGAAGAACTTATTGAACTCGTCCTCACCGGCGTGCTGGCGCGCGGCCACATCCTGCTGGAAGGGCTGCCCGGCCTGGGCAAGACAGAACTGGTCAAGGGGCTCTCCAGGGCGCTGGACCTCACGGCACGCCGCGTCCAGTTCACGCCGGACCTGCTGCCCGGGGATATTACGGGCACTCCCGTCCTTCAGGAAATGAACGGAACAAAAACCTTCGTCTTCCAGGAAGGCCCGGTCTTCGCCAACATCATGCTGGCGGATGAAATCAACCGCGCCTCCCCCAAGACCCAGTCAGCCCTGCTGGAGGCCATGCAGGAGCGCCGCGTCACCGTGATGGGGGAAACCCATTCCCTGCCCCAGCCCTTCTTCGTCCTCGCCACCCAGAATCCCATTGAGCTGGAAGGCACCTTCCCCCTGCCGGAAGCGCAGCTGGACCGCTTTCTTTTCAAAATCAACGTCAGCCGTACCCCGGCGGACGTGCTGGCCCGCATCGTCCTCAACCGGGAAATGGGCGTGGAACCTGAAATTGCCCCGGTTCTGGACGCGCAGGAATTGCAGGACCTCATGCAGATGGCCCGGAACATAGCCATTCCGGAAGTGGTGGCGGACTACATAGGCAGGCTGGTCAACGCCACGCACCCCGGAGAATCGGAAGCCTCCGGGGGTGTCAAATACGGGGCCAGCCCCCGTGCGGCCCTGGGTCTGGCTGCTGCCGCCAAGGCGCGCGCCCTGCGCCACGGACGCGCCTTCTGCTCCTTTGAAGACGTGCAGGCCGTGCTTCATCCCGTGCTGGGGCACCGCATCCTGCTCAACCACATGGCCCGGCTGGACGGCATGACCCCCGCCACGGTCATCGACCGCCTGATGAAGGAAATCCCGGCCCAGAACAAGCCCCTGCCGGATTCCCTGGCCGCTGCCAAGATTCATTGA
- a CDS encoding DUF418 domain-containing protein, with the protein MDPVISPDSKRIYVVDALRGFAVMAIMLVHFLEHFIYNSYPVASSPVMEAANQQFKDAFFFLFAGKSYTIFALLFGFTFAIQYRNQARKGRDFAGRFVWRMCLLVVFACLNAMFFPGGDVLLTFAIAGLLLVPCRRLKTSTLVILSLFFLAQPLEWVYAVAQWMNPGWAPPSLSVAESYASLKTAVDTGNFWVMARENLTVGQWASLAWGIEAGRLMQAPGLFLLGFVLGRQDFFLQNDGNAVFWTRGLLFSLAGTVAFYVVMSLPGLSAPLHTVFNMWHNVCFTGIWVAGFVLLYRLEYFRKVTVPLLTYGRMSLTNYVSQSMIGSLIFFPYALGLAPYCGYLASFAIGCVAMIGQIWFCRWWLERHRYGVLEGLWHRATWMGAGKEPKPETR; encoded by the coding sequence ATGGACCCCGTAATCTCTCCCGACAGCAAACGTATTTATGTAGTGGACGCCCTGCGCGGCTTTGCCGTGATGGCGATCATGCTGGTGCATTTCCTGGAACATTTCATTTATAACTCCTATCCCGTGGCTTCCTCTCCGGTGATGGAGGCGGCCAACCAGCAGTTCAAGGACGCCTTTTTCTTCCTGTTCGCCGGAAAGTCCTACACCATATTCGCGCTGTTGTTCGGCTTTACCTTTGCCATCCAGTACCGCAACCAGGCGCGGAAGGGCCGGGACTTTGCGGGCAGGTTCGTCTGGCGCATGTGCCTGCTGGTTGTGTTCGCCTGCCTGAATGCGATGTTTTTTCCGGGCGGCGACGTGCTGCTGACCTTCGCCATCGCAGGGCTTTTGCTGGTGCCGTGCCGTCGGTTGAAGACCTCCACGCTGGTGATCCTGTCCCTGTTCTTCCTGGCTCAGCCCCTGGAGTGGGTATACGCGGTGGCGCAGTGGATGAATCCGGGCTGGGCGCCGCCCTCCCTGTCCGTTGCGGAATCGTATGCTTCTCTGAAAACTGCCGTGGATACGGGCAATTTCTGGGTAATGGCCAGGGAAAACCTGACGGTGGGCCAGTGGGCCAGCCTGGCGTGGGGCATTGAAGCCGGGCGCCTGATGCAGGCTCCGGGCCTGTTCCTGCTGGGGTTCGTGCTGGGGCGGCAGGACTTCTTTTTGCAGAATGACGGGAACGCCGTATTCTGGACCCGCGGGCTGCTTTTTTCCCTGGCCGGGACCGTGGCGTTTTACGTGGTGATGTCCCTCCCCGGGCTGTCCGCACCGTTGCATACCGTGTTCAACATGTGGCACAACGTCTGCTTTACCGGCATATGGGTGGCCGGATTCGTCCTGCTGTACCGGCTGGAATATTTCCGGAAAGTGACGGTGCCGCTGCTGACCTACGGGCGCATGAGCCTGACCAACTACGTTTCCCAGTCCATGATCGGCTCCCTGATTTTCTTCCCGTATGCGTTGGGGCTGGCTCCCTATTGCGGGTACCTGGCCAGTTTTGCGATCGGCTGTGTCGCCATGATCGGGCAGATATGGTTCTGCCGCTGGTGGCTGGAACGCCACCGCTATGGAGTGCTGGAAGGACTGTGGCACCGGGCGACGTGGATGGGCGCCGGGAAAGAGCCCAAGCCGGAAACCCGGTAA
- a CDS encoding YbhB/YbcL family Raf kinase inhibitor-like protein has product MPREGTPDFMPSSFTLHSKDLGGVATPVHRHTSIGGGNQSPQLFWTNPPEETKSFAVTIHDRDAPTGSGFWHWLVVNIPASVRELHADAGNPPTRLMPEQAVQIRNDAGFIGYSGSFPPPGHGWHLYLVTVYALDTAFLPVTPDTPAAQVGFQLWQHTLEKASLVFYDQVPAK; this is encoded by the coding sequence ATGCCCCGGGAAGGGACTCCTGACTTTATGCCTTCATCATTCACGCTTCACAGTAAAGACCTGGGCGGCGTTGCCACGCCTGTCCACCGGCACACCAGCATCGGGGGCGGCAACCAATCCCCCCAGCTCTTCTGGACCAATCCGCCGGAAGAAACAAAGAGCTTTGCCGTTACCATCCATGACCGGGACGCGCCTACCGGAAGCGGTTTCTGGCACTGGCTCGTCGTCAACATTCCCGCCTCCGTCAGGGAACTGCACGCGGATGCCGGGAATCCGCCCACCCGCCTGATGCCGGAACAGGCGGTCCAGATCCGCAATGACGCCGGATTCATTGGCTACAGCGGCAGCTTCCCGCCCCCGGGCCACGGCTGGCACCTGTACCTGGTCACCGTTTACGCGCTGGATACGGCCTTCCTGCCGGTGACGCCGGATACTCCCGCCGCCCAGGTGGGCTTCCAGCTCTGGCAGCACACACTGGAAAAAGCGTCCCTCGTCTTTTACGACCAGGTGCCGGCCAAATAG
- a CDS encoding TIGR01777 family oxidoreductase: MNVAITGSSGFIGSHLSSRLAVLGHQVTPLWRYLFTQESVDCLAEALAGCDAVINLAGAPIDRRWTDDYKKELVESRIMTTRKLVEAVNRLHEPPEVMISTSAVGYYSPSGCHGEEDDPAADSFLAELCLAWEKEAELVNGSVRLVRTRFGVVLSPDGGALPRMVRPARFGITASVGDPDHSFSWVALEDLVDALIFIMGKGDISGPVNVTAPERTTNREFYKAAAEHFHTRLSIHVPDAVLRLLMGEASQVITRGQCAVPETLLREGFEFQYPDIRTFFNKAFPGKS; the protein is encoded by the coding sequence ATGAATGTAGCCATTACGGGATCCAGCGGGTTTATCGGCAGCCATTTATCCAGCCGCTTGGCGGTGCTGGGGCACCAGGTGACGCCCTTGTGGCGCTACCTGTTCACGCAGGAGAGCGTGGACTGCCTGGCGGAGGCCCTGGCGGGGTGCGATGCCGTCATCAATCTGGCCGGGGCGCCCATTGACCGGCGCTGGACGGATGATTACAAGAAAGAGCTGGTGGAAAGCAGGATCATGACCACCCGCAAGCTGGTGGAGGCGGTCAATCGCCTGCATGAACCGCCGGAAGTAATGATTTCCACCTCCGCCGTGGGGTATTACAGCCCGTCCGGGTGCCATGGCGAGGAGGATGATCCGGCGGCGGATTCCTTTCTGGCGGAACTATGCCTGGCCTGGGAAAAGGAGGCGGAGCTGGTGAACGGCTCCGTGCGGTTGGTCCGCACCCGGTTTGGCGTGGTTCTCTCCCCGGATGGCGGAGCCCTCCCCAGAATGGTGCGGCCCGCCCGGTTCGGCATTACGGCCTCCGTAGGGGACCCTGACCATTCCTTTTCCTGGGTGGCTCTGGAGGACCTGGTGGACGCCCTGATTTTCATCATGGGGAAGGGTGACATTTCCGGCCCGGTTAATGTGACGGCCCCGGAACGCACCACCAACCGGGAATTCTATAAGGCCGCTGCGGAGCATTTCCACACCCGCCTGTCCATTCATGTGCCGGACGCCGTTCTGCGCCTGCTGATGGGAGAGGCTTCCCAGGTGATTACCCGCGGGCAGTGCGCCGTTCCGGAAACTCTGCTGCGGGAGGGATTTGAATTTCAATATCCGGATATCCGCACTTTTTTCAACAAGGCATTCCCCGGCAAATCATGA
- a CDS encoding lipocalin family protein gives MSIIQTIFTSLFPGHSVKTAPMPDFNLERYLGDWHEIARLENWFERGLRKVTARYDHGENGTVSVTNSGYDVRTGERKEARARAVVADAPNHLKVYFVPLVYGRYEVAFLDEDYSRAVVSGGSLSYLWLLARTPQLNDGELQPMLHCAEQLGYDTSQLIYSNSLSTPDHVVGRDL, from the coding sequence ATGAGCATCATCCAAACCATCTTCACGTCACTGTTTCCCGGCCATTCCGTCAAGACGGCTCCCATGCCGGATTTCAACCTGGAACGTTACCTGGGGGACTGGCATGAAATTGCGCGCCTGGAAAACTGGTTTGAGCGCGGGCTGCGCAAGGTGACGGCCCGGTATGACCACGGAGAAAACGGCACCGTTTCCGTTACCAACAGCGGCTATGACGTCCGCACCGGGGAACGGAAGGAAGCCCGCGCGCGGGCCGTGGTAGCGGATGCCCCCAACCATTTGAAAGTATACTTCGTGCCCCTGGTGTACGGACGGTATGAGGTGGCTTTTCTGGATGAGGATTACAGCCGGGCCGTGGTTTCCGGCGGCTCCCTCAGTTACCTGTGGCTGCTGGCCCGGACGCCGCAGTTGAATGACGGCGAACTTCAGCCCATGCTTCATTGTGCGGAGCAACTGGGATACGATACTTCCCAGCTGATTTACAGTAATTCCCTGTCCACCCCGGACCATGTCGTGGGGCGGGACTTGTAA
- the ilvC gene encoding ketol-acid reductoisomerase, which yields MDIIHDNAADLSALNGKTVAVIGYGAQGRAQALCMRDSGVNVIIGVRPGKSFDAAAQDGFQVMTVAEAADKADIIHILLPDESHGAVYEAEIKPHLKAGKTLCCSHGFAYVFNTIVPPADVDVIMVAPKGPGTEVRRVFEEGFGCPGLIAVHQNPSGNARNVALAMAKAEGLTRGGVLECTMAQETYEDLFGEQNVLCGGIVDLMKYGFETLTEAGYPPEMAYFECVHEAKLIVDLIYTGGIQKMNSVISNTAEFGEYYNGPQILPADVKERMKESLKRIESGKFAKDWLEEAAKGAPNLKAKREALGQHPVEIVGAKIRSLFERN from the coding sequence ATGGATATTATTCATGATAACGCCGCTGATCTCAGCGCTTTGAACGGCAAGACCGTTGCCGTGATCGGATATGGCGCCCAGGGCCGCGCCCAGGCGCTTTGCATGCGTGACTCCGGTGTGAACGTGATTATCGGCGTTCGCCCCGGCAAGTCTTTTGACGCCGCCGCCCAGGACGGTTTCCAGGTAATGACCGTAGCTGAAGCCGCCGACAAGGCGGACATCATCCACATTCTGCTGCCCGATGAAAGCCACGGCGCCGTGTATGAAGCTGAAATCAAGCCCCATCTGAAGGCCGGCAAGACGCTTTGCTGCTCCCACGGCTTTGCCTACGTGTTCAACACCATCGTTCCCCCCGCGGATGTGGACGTGATCATGGTGGCCCCCAAGGGCCCGGGCACGGAAGTGCGCCGCGTGTTTGAAGAAGGCTTCGGCTGCCCCGGCCTCATCGCCGTGCACCAGAACCCCTCCGGCAATGCCCGCAACGTGGCCCTTGCCATGGCGAAGGCTGAAGGCCTGACCCGCGGCGGCGTGCTGGAATGCACCATGGCCCAGGAAACGTATGAAGACCTGTTCGGTGAACAGAACGTGCTGTGCGGCGGCATCGTGGACCTGATGAAATACGGCTTCGAGACCCTGACGGAAGCCGGTTATCCGCCGGAAATGGCCTACTTTGAATGCGTGCATGAAGCCAAGCTGATCGTGGACCTGATTTACACGGGCGGCATCCAGAAGATGAATTCCGTGATTTCTAACACCGCTGAATTCGGTGAATACTACAACGGCCCGCAGATACTGCCCGCCGACGTAAAGGAACGCATGAAGGAATCCCTCAAGCGCATTGAATCCGGCAAGTTCGCCAAGGACTGGCTGGAAGAAGCCGCCAAGGGAGCTCCCAACCTCAAGGCCAAGCGCGAAGCCCTGGGCCAGCACCCGGTGGAAATCGTGGGCGCCAAGATTCGCAGTCTGTTTGAAAGGAACTAA
- a CDS encoding ABC transporter ATP-binding protein, which produces MDNSLPAVNVENARVFLGGHEILHNISWQVQRGERCFILGANGAGKTTLVKVLMGFAWPLFGAKVQVLGKTFGHVNLLELRKSIAWVSPFMHKWLEDGAWSGRDMVLSGPDGTIGLLREPTPEEVEKAARIMKSLKAEHLMDRPVVAMSSGEQVKVLIARALMTNPELMILDEPSVYLDLAGREFLLNTIEELAETRPDLTIVFITQRIEDILPVFNRGMILKSGEIVAHGSRDEVLTEANLKDAFELDIQLIKTEKGRLWTVIR; this is translated from the coding sequence ATGGACAATTCCCTCCCGGCCGTTAATGTGGAGAACGCCAGAGTGTTTCTGGGCGGACATGAAATCCTGCACAATATTTCCTGGCAGGTGCAGCGCGGAGAACGCTGTTTCATCCTGGGTGCGAACGGCGCCGGAAAAACGACGCTGGTCAAGGTGCTGATGGGGTTTGCATGGCCGCTCTTCGGGGCCAAAGTGCAGGTGCTTGGCAAGACCTTCGGGCATGTGAACCTGCTGGAACTGCGCAAATCCATTGCATGGGTGAGCCCGTTCATGCACAAATGGCTGGAAGACGGAGCCTGGAGCGGGCGCGACATGGTGCTTTCCGGCCCCGACGGGACGATCGGCCTGCTGAGGGAGCCGACGCCGGAAGAGGTGGAAAAAGCCGCCAGGATCATGAAATCCCTGAAGGCGGAGCATCTGATGGACAGGCCCGTGGTGGCCATGTCTTCCGGGGAACAGGTGAAGGTGCTGATTGCCCGCGCCCTGATGACGAACCCGGAACTGATGATTTTGGATGAACCCAGCGTTTACCTGGACCTGGCGGGGCGGGAATTTTTACTGAACACCATTGAGGAGCTGGCGGAGACGCGGCCTGATCTGACCATCGTGTTCATCACCCAGCGCATTGAGGATATTCTGCCCGTCTTCAACCGCGGCATGATTTTAAAGTCAGGCGAGATTGTGGCGCACGGAAGCCGGGACGAGGTGCTGACGGAGGCAAACCTGAAGGACGCCTTTGAGCTGGATATCCAGCTGATCAAGACGGAAAAAGGGCGCCTCTGGACCGTTATCCGTTAA
- a CDS encoding FadR/GntR family transcriptional regulator translates to MKKTKTMELKKPVRVSLSRQVLNAMESMIRSGKWKVGDRIPAEPELARAFSVSHNTIREALQSLIHMGMLEARPGDGTYVMASDRFAVAVSNRLKESELPQILEARLALEKEIARLAAVKRTEEDLKELENALKDCHARVRPGIEDDMLFHAAVARATHNPVLAELYNVVIRHVQENLEGLLEEKQYDAGAMKLHDDLLDAIRRREADTAENIIVRIVEFDTVSIGGQFRA, encoded by the coding sequence ATGAAGAAAACCAAGACAATGGAGTTGAAAAAGCCTGTGAGAGTGTCCCTGTCCCGGCAGGTGCTCAACGCCATGGAATCCATGATACGGTCCGGCAAATGGAAGGTGGGGGACCGTATTCCCGCGGAGCCGGAACTGGCGCGGGCTTTTTCCGTCAGCCACAATACCATCCGGGAGGCCCTGCAATCCCTGATTCACATGGGAATGCTGGAAGCGCGGCCCGGAGACGGCACCTATGTGATGGCGTCAGACCGGTTTGCCGTAGCGGTAAGCAACCGCCTGAAGGAATCCGAACTGCCCCAGATTCTGGAGGCCCGTCTGGCGCTGGAAAAGGAAATTGCGCGGCTGGCCGCCGTTAAAAGGACGGAGGAGGATCTGAAGGAACTGGAAAACGCCCTGAAGGACTGCCATGCCAGGGTAAGGCCGGGCATTGAGGACGACATGCTGTTCCATGCCGCCGTGGCCCGCGCCACGCATAACCCGGTGCTGGCGGAATTGTACAACGTAGTTATCCGCCATGTGCAGGAGAATCTGGAAGGACTGCTGGAGGAGAAGCAGTATGACGCCGGGGCCATGAAGCTGCATGACGACCTGCTGGATGCCATCCGGCGGCGGGAGGCGGACACGGCGGAAAACATTATTGTGAGAATCGTGGAATTTGACACCGTCAGCATAGGCGGCCAGTTCCGCGCCTGA